The genomic region CGACGCACTGGTCGAGGAGGGTGTCGTCTCGGAGCGCGACCTCGACATCTTCACCTATGTCGAAAGCGCGGCCGAAGGCTGGCAGGTCGTCCAGCGCTTCTATCAGGAGCAGACGCCGCCGGCCTGAACGCCGGCGATCCGACACAAGAAACGCGCCGGAGGACGATCCTCGCGGCGCGTTTTCTTGCCTCTCGCCCGAAGGCAAGGGCCTTGACGGGAATTACTTCTTCGCCGGTTCTGCAGCCGGAGCGGCGGCATTGGCCGGGGCAGCGGCGTTGCCGGCCGCTTCCGCCGGAGCCGACGCATTGCCGGCCGCGCCTTCCGCGCCGGCTGCCGGCTTCGCATCGGCCGCCGGGGCGGCGGGCAGCGGCAGGTTCGAGCCCTGCTGGTTGATGTAGAGGATGATGTCGGCGCGATCCTGCGCGTTCGACAGGCCGGCGAAGGTCATCTTCGTGCCGGGGGCGAACTTGCGCGGGCTGGTCAGCCACGCGTTCATCTTGTCGAAGTCCCACTTGCCGCCGACCGCCTTCAGCGCGTCGGAGAAGGCGAAGCCGCCCTTACCCTCGGCGATCCCCTCGCCCAACGTGGCGTACAGGTTCGGGCCGACGCCGTTCGCGCCACCCTGGTTGATCGTGTGGCAGGCGGCGCACTTCTTGAACACTTCCGCGCCCTTCGCCGCATCGGCCTTCGGCAGCAGCGCCGCGATCGGCACCGCCGCTTCGGCCGCGCCCGCGCCGCCTTCGTCGGCGGCCTCCACGGGATAGCCGAACTTCTCGACATGGCCGGAGTGGAAAATCATCCCGCCGGCGATCGACAACCCCAAGGCCGCGCCACATGCCGCAAGCACCCACCCCGCAATGGTGTTGTTCCGATCGTTCATATCGTGAAACCGCCCCTTGAATTATCACGAACCCCATAGAAAAGCCGCGATGCGACCGCAAGCGGCGCTTTGCTTCCCCGTCGATCGCGCGCTAACGGCCGTTCCCGAGATGGAGAACTTCGCCGCCCCCGCCCGCCCGATCGTCGCCGCCATGGCCGCCGCCGCCGCCGCCGAGCCGGAGCGCGCCGTCGCCTTCCAGGGCGCGCCCGGCGCCAATAGCCACGTCGCGGCGCTGGAGGCGTTCCCGGAGGGGCTGCCGCTGCCGTGCTTCTCGTTCGAGGATGCGATCGACGCGGTGAAGGAAGGGCGCGCGGGCCATGCGATCATCCCGATCGAGAATTCGCTGCACGGCCGCGTCGCCGATATCCATTTCCTGCTGCCCGAGTCGGGGCTGGTCATCACCGGCGAGCATTTCCTGCCGATCCGCTACGCATTGATGGGGCTGGGCGAGCGCGACGAGGTGCGCGAGGCGATGAGCCATCCGCAGGCGCTCGGCCAGTGCCGCCACTGGCTGAAGGCGCACGGGATACAGCCGCTCGCCTATCCCGACACCGCCGGCGCCGCCGCGATGGTGGCGGAGATCGGCAAGCCCGAAACCGCCGCGCTCGCCCCGCCGCCCGCCGCCGGGATCTACGGCCTGAAACTGCTGGCGAACGACATCGCCGACGCCGATCACAACACCACGCGCTTCGTGATGCTGGCGCGCGGCGGCCGCCCGGCGGTGGGCGACGGCCCGTGGATGACGACCTTCATCTTCGAGGTGAAGAATATCCCCGCCGCGCTCTACAAGGCGATGGGCGGCTTCGCGACCAACGGCGTCAACATGACCAAGCTGGAGAGCTACCAGCGCGGCGGCAGCTTCGCGGCGACCGAATTCTTCGCCGATGTCGAGGGGCGACCCGGCGACGCGGCGTTCGATCGCGCGATGGAGGAACTGGGCTTCCATTCGAAATGGGTGCGCGTGCTCGGCACCTACCGGCAGGCGCGCAAGCGGGGCTGATCCCCCTTCCCGTTCAGGCTCCCGCCCCCAATATCCGGCAGGTCGAACCGCGCCGCGCGGCATCGATCGCCGGGAAACGCGCCGGATCGTCGACGAGGATGCGGATCAGCGCCACGCCGCGCGCGCCCTTCACCCGCACCACCTCCGCGCCGGCCGGCACCACCTGTCCCTCCTGCGCGACCACCACCCGCATCGACTTGCCGCCGTTCTCGACATTATTGCGGATGAAGGCGACGTCGGTGTTCGCCTGGAACACCGACAGCGACCAGTAATTCGCCGGCACCGGCGCGACCGAGATCGCCAGCGGCCCCTTCGACAGGTCGAATGCGCAGGACGAATAAGCGAGATCGGGGCTGGGCCGCACCACCGCGCGCGACTTGTCGGTGGCGAGCGGCATATGCCCGAAGCCGTTCATCCCCAGCTCGGCCATTCGCGACACCGCCGCGCTCATCAGCATCTGCGGCGTGCGCGAAAGCGTGACGAAATAAGTGACGACCGCCAGCACCACCGCCAGCACGACCGGTCCCGCCCAGCGCCGCATCATGCGCATGCCTCCCGCCGGATGCTCGGCAACTGGTCGCGCGCCGGATTGGTCCTGCCTTCATCGGGCGGCAGATAGGTGCGCACGGTCAGCTCGAAATGGTCGAGGCCGGCGGTGGGCAGCCAATGCCCGGCCTGTTGCTTCGGCGACACCAGCACCGTCCAGCGCCCCTGCTCCACCGGCGGGATCGCCGCGCTCTCGATCGAATAGGGTCCGTCGCCGGCGAGATAGCCGTCGCCGTCGTAGAGCGTCATGCTCCACCACCGCCCCGGCAGCATGCCGCCGGTGACCCGATAGCTGCACCGCCCGTCGAGCGAGCGGCCTGCATCGTCCGTCGCCGCCGTGTAATAGCGCGCCTCCCGCGCCGGCAGCGCGAGCAGCCCGCGCCGCGCGACCACCGCCCGCGTCCGCGCGCTCTGGTCGGCGGTGCCGAAATCCATGCCCGTCGTCCACGGGCCGATCATCACATTGGAACCGAGCGCGCCGGCGCGCACGACATGGATCGCGCCCGCCAGCCCGGCCACCACGCCCACCACCGCAAGGATCAGATAGCGGACGTATGGCCTCATGCGCGCTCCCCTATTTGTTCAGCGCCGCCTGTGCTGCCGCCAGGCGTGCGATCGGCACACGATAGGGCGAGGCGGAGACGTAATCCAGCCCCACCGATTCGCAGAAGGCGATCGAGGCCGGATCGCCGCCATGTTCGCCGCAAATGCCGAGCTTGATTCCCGGCCGGGTCGATCGCCCGCGCTGGGCCGCGATCTGCACCAGCTCGCCCACGCCCTCCACGTCGAGGCTGACGAACGGATCGCGCGCGTAGATGCCCTTCTCGACATACGTGGTGAGGAACCGGGCGGCATCGTCGCGGCTGACGCCGAGCGTCGTCTGCGTCAGGTCGTTGGTGCCGAAGGAGAAGAACTCGCCGGCCTCCGCGATCTCGGCGGCGCGCAGCGCGGCGCGCGGCAGCTCGATCATCGTGCCGACGAGATAATCGACGCGCTTGCCGCGCTCCGCGAACACCGCCTCGGCGGTGCGATCGACCACCGCCTTCATCAGCTCCAGCTCGCGCTTGGTGGCGACCAGCGGGATCATCACCTCCGGGATCGGCGCCTCGCCGGACTTCTCCGCCACGTCCAGCGCCGCCTCGAAGATCGCGCGCGCCTGCATCTCGTAGATTTCGGGATAGGTGACGCCGAGGCGGCAACCGCGATGGCCGAGCATCGGGTTGAACTCGTGCAGCTCCGCCGCGCGGCGCTTGAGCGTCTCAACGTCCACCCCGGCCGCCGCCGCGACCTCGGCGAACTCCGCCTCCTCATGCGGCAGGAACTCGTGCAGCGG from Sphingomonas sp. CL5.1 harbors:
- a CDS encoding cytochrome c family protein, encoding MNDRNNTIAGWVLAACGAALGLSIAGGMIFHSGHVEKFGYPVEAADEGGAGAAEAAVPIAALLPKADAAKGAEVFKKCAACHTINQGGANGVGPNLYATLGEGIAEGKGGFAFSDALKAVGGKWDFDKMNAWLTSPRKFAPGTKMTFAGLSNAQDRADIILYINQQGSNLPLPAAPAADAKPAAGAEGAAGNASAPAEAAGNAAAPANAAAPAAEPAKK
- a CDS encoding prephenate dehydratase → MENFAAPARPIVAAMAAAAAAEPERAVAFQGAPGANSHVAALEAFPEGLPLPCFSFEDAIDAVKEGRAGHAIIPIENSLHGRVADIHFLLPESGLVITGEHFLPIRYALMGLGERDEVREAMSHPQALGQCRHWLKAHGIQPLAYPDTAGAAAMVAEIGKPETAALAPPPAAGIYGLKLLANDIADADHNTTRFVMLARGGRPAVGDGPWMTTFIFEVKNIPAALYKAMGGFATNGVNMTKLESYQRGGSFAATEFFADVEGRPGDAAFDRAMEELGFHSKWVRVLGTYRQARKRG
- a CDS encoding DUF1254 domain-containing protein gives rise to the protein MMRRWAGPVVLAVVLAVVTYFVTLSRTPQMLMSAAVSRMAELGMNGFGHMPLATDKSRAVVRPSPDLAYSSCAFDLSKGPLAISVAPVPANYWSLSVFQANTDVAFIRNNVENGGKSMRVVVAQEGQVVPAGAEVVRVKGARGVALIRILVDDPARFPAIDAARRGSTCRILGAGA
- a CDS encoding DUF1214 domain-containing protein, encoding MRPYVRYLILAVVGVVAGLAGAIHVVRAGALGSNVMIGPWTTGMDFGTADQSARTRAVVARRGLLALPAREARYYTAATDDAGRSLDGRCSYRVTGGMLPGRWWSMTLYDGDGYLAGDGPYSIESAAIPPVEQGRWTVLVSPKQQAGHWLPTAGLDHFELTVRTYLPPDEGRTNPARDQLPSIRREACA